One Bradyrhizobium sp. CCGB12 genomic window carries:
- a CDS encoding YcjX family protein: MAFSFQDMVEEARLSARALIDYGEHFFNPTVRLGVTGLSRAGKTVFITALIHGLTRGGRFPVFEAYASGRIARAHLAPQPDDAVPRFAYENHLRALIEERRWPSSTVDISELRLVIDYQRHNGADRTLTLDIVDYPGEWLLDLPLLQKTYEQWSADSLALSREAPRAHLAAEWHAHLAMLKPQAREDEQATLTAAKLFTNYLRACRDERFAMSLLPPGRFLMPGNLADTPALTFAPLDVPVGGQAPEGSLWAMMVRRYEAYKDKVVRPFFRDHFARLDRQIVLADALAAFNSGPEALHDLEAALAGILDCFNIGRSTILSSLFRPRIDRILFAATKADHLHHSSHDRLEAVLRRAVTRAVARAENTGAQIDVVALAAVRATREAQVAHGRDKLPSILGTPAAGESAGGEFFDGNTEVATFPGDLPLDPEPLFNGTGAFRGLSTQAAETSDFRFLRFRPPKREHEGDSEPALPHIRLDRALQFLIGDKLS, encoded by the coding sequence ATGGCATTCAGTTTCCAGGATATGGTCGAGGAAGCGCGGCTGTCGGCCCGTGCGCTGATCGACTATGGCGAGCATTTCTTCAATCCGACGGTGCGGCTCGGGGTCACCGGTCTGTCGCGGGCCGGTAAGACGGTATTCATCACCGCGCTGATCCACGGCCTCACCCGCGGCGGCCGCTTTCCGGTGTTCGAGGCCTATGCCTCGGGCCGGATCGCGCGGGCGCATCTGGCGCCGCAGCCGGACGATGCCGTGCCGCGCTTTGCCTATGAGAACCATCTGCGTGCGCTGATCGAGGAACGGCGCTGGCCGAGCTCGACCGTCGACATCAGCGAGCTCAGGCTCGTGATCGACTATCAGCGCCACAACGGCGCCGACCGCACGCTGACGCTCGACATCGTCGACTATCCCGGCGAATGGCTGCTGGACCTGCCGCTGCTGCAAAAGACTTATGAGCAATGGTCGGCGGATAGCCTTGCGCTGTCGCGCGAGGCGCCCCGCGCGCATCTGGCGGCGGAATGGCACGCGCATCTGGCAATGCTCAAGCCCCAGGCACGTGAGGACGAGCAGGCGACGCTGACGGCCGCAAAGCTCTTCACCAACTATTTGCGCGCCTGCCGCGACGAGCGCTTCGCGATGAGCCTGTTGCCGCCCGGCCGCTTCCTGATGCCCGGCAATCTCGCCGATACGCCGGCGCTGACCTTTGCACCGCTCGATGTGCCCGTGGGCGGTCAGGCGCCGGAGGGATCGCTGTGGGCGATGATGGTGCGCCGCTATGAGGCCTACAAGGACAAGGTGGTGCGCCCGTTCTTTCGCGATCATTTCGCCCGGCTCGACCGCCAGATCGTGCTCGCCGATGCGCTCGCCGCATTCAACTCCGGACCCGAGGCACTGCACGATCTCGAAGCGGCGCTTGCCGGCATTCTCGATTGCTTCAACATCGGCCGCAGCACGATTCTCTCCAGCCTGTTCCGGCCGCGCATCGACCGCATCCTGTTCGCGGCGACCAAGGCGGACCATCTGCATCATTCCAGCCACGACCGGCTCGAGGCTGTGCTGCGCCGCGCGGTCACCCGCGCGGTTGCCCGCGCGGAAAATACCGGCGCGCAGATCGACGTGGTCGCGCTCGCCGCCGTGCGCGCCACGCGCGAGGCGCAGGTTGCGCATGGGCGCGACAAATTACCGTCGATCCTGGGAACGCCGGCCGCGGGCGAAAGCGCCGGCGGCGAGTTCTTCGACGGCAACACCGAGGTTGCGACCTTTCCGGGCGATCTGCCGCTGGATCCTGAGCCACTGTTCAACGGCACGGGCGCATTCCGTGGCCTCTCGACGCAGGCCGCAGAGACAAGCGATTTCCGCTTCCTGCGCTTCCGGCCGCCAAAGCGCGAGCACGAGGGCGACAGTGAGCCTGCGCTGCCACATATCCGCCTCGACCGTGCCTTGCAGTTCCTGATCGGAGACAAGCTGTCATGA
- a CDS encoding hemolysin III family protein encodes MTVFQLKQFASNSVHAAADVIGWNYDRAELIADGIVHAIGVLSGIIAATVLVVLTAIYADATDIVGVSVYVAGLLSMLVLSATYNLWPVSPAKWLLRRFDHSAIYLLIAATYTPFILEVKDSVFALVLLAGVWCVAISGIVLKLLYPGRFDRVSVGIYLAMGWSGVMLYGPVVRALPALVLGFILAGGLLYSFGVIFHAWRRLRFQNAIWHGFVLAGAACHYTAVLDLVLS; translated from the coding sequence ATGACCGTCTTCCAACTGAAACAGTTCGCATCCAACTCCGTCCACGCCGCGGCCGACGTGATCGGCTGGAACTACGATCGCGCCGAGCTGATCGCCGATGGCATCGTCCATGCGATCGGCGTCCTCTCCGGCATCATCGCCGCGACGGTGCTGGTTGTGCTGACGGCGATCTATGCCGACGCCACCGACATCGTCGGCGTCTCGGTCTACGTCGCCGGCCTGCTCTCGATGCTGGTGCTGTCGGCGACCTATAATCTCTGGCCGGTGTCGCCGGCCAAATGGCTGCTGCGGCGGTTCGACCATTCGGCGATCTATCTGCTAATCGCGGCGACCTACACGCCGTTCATCCTGGAAGTGAAGGACAGCGTGTTCGCCCTGGTGTTGCTTGCCGGCGTCTGGTGCGTGGCGATATCAGGCATCGTGCTGAAGCTTCTCTATCCGGGCCGGTTCGATCGCGTCTCGGTCGGCATCTACCTCGCAATGGGCTGGAGCGGCGTGATGCTCTATGGCCCGGTGGTCAGGGCGTTGCCTGCGCTGGTGCTCGGCTTCATCCTGGCCGGCGGCCTGCTCTACAGCTTCGGCGTGATCTTCCATGCCTGGCGGCGGCTGCGCTTCCAGAATGCGATCTGGCACGGCTTTGTCTTGGCCGGTGCGGCGTGCCATTATACCGCGGTGCTCGACCTTGTGTTGAGCTGA
- a CDS encoding SDR family oxidoreductase has protein sequence MQVTGKVVVVTGGANGIGKALCEAFHKAGAAKVVVADMDAANARAVAAKVDGAAFKCDVAQEKDVSHVIEETERQFGPIELFCSNAGIGGGFDPMSVNAGGASDEPWQRSWAIHVMAHVYAARHLVPRMKARGGGYFLNTISAAGLLSQVGSPAYSTTKHAAVGFAENLAISHKADNIKVSILCPQGVDTNMLRSIPKGPQSGDGDLTPEQVAKDVLAGLEQETFLILPHPQVLGYMRKKTENYDRWIGGMAKIQAKMREEFGK, from the coding sequence ATGCAGGTGACCGGCAAGGTCGTGGTCGTCACGGGCGGCGCAAACGGCATCGGCAAGGCGCTGTGCGAAGCCTTTCACAAAGCGGGCGCGGCCAAAGTCGTCGTCGCGGACATGGACGCCGCCAACGCGAGGGCGGTCGCGGCCAAGGTGGATGGCGCCGCCTTCAAATGCGACGTCGCGCAGGAGAAAGACGTTTCGCACGTCATCGAGGAGACCGAGCGGCAGTTCGGCCCGATCGAGCTGTTCTGCTCGAACGCCGGCATCGGCGGCGGCTTCGATCCGATGTCGGTCAATGCCGGCGGCGCCTCGGACGAGCCGTGGCAGCGCAGCTGGGCGATCCACGTCATGGCCCATGTCTATGCGGCGCGGCATCTGGTGCCGCGCATGAAGGCGCGTGGCGGCGGCTATTTCCTCAACACGATCTCGGCGGCGGGCCTGTTGTCGCAGGTCGGCAGCCCGGCTTATTCGACGACCAAGCATGCCGCGGTCGGCTTTGCCGAAAATCTCGCCATCTCGCACAAGGCTGACAACATCAAGGTCTCGATCCTCTGCCCGCAAGGCGTCGACACCAATATGCTGCGCTCGATCCCGAAGGGCCCGCAGTCCGGCGATGGCGACCTCACGCCCGAGCAGGTGGCAAAGGACGTGCTCGCCGGCCTCGAGCAGGAGACGTTCCTGATCCTGCCGCACCCGCAGGTGCTCGGCTATATGCGCAAGAAGACCGAGAACTACGACCGCTGGATCGGCGGCATGGCCAAGATCCAGGCCAAGATGCGGGAGGAATTCGGGAAGTGA
- a CDS encoding MarR family winged helix-turn-helix transcriptional regulator, with the protein MAELALIDDIRAASRLMVRELGFMDATVAASDYPPSAVHTILEIGIRGPMTSGELGDFLRLEKSSVSRLVRKLIDCGELRETPDENDARSKLLSLTAKGRRTLEALHAFGRQQVSGALAALTEAERRTVREGMMLYARALRQSRVGDEVAA; encoded by the coding sequence ATGGCCGAGCTTGCGCTGATCGACGACATTCGCGCCGCCTCGCGCCTGATGGTGCGCGAGCTCGGCTTCATGGACGCGACGGTGGCGGCATCGGACTATCCGCCGTCGGCGGTCCATACCATCCTCGAGATCGGCATCCGCGGACCAATGACCTCGGGAGAGCTCGGCGATTTCCTGCGGCTGGAAAAATCCAGCGTCAGCCGCCTGGTCCGCAAGCTGATCGATTGCGGCGAGCTCAGAGAGACGCCGGATGAGAATGATGCGCGCAGCAAGCTCTTGTCGCTGACGGCGAAGGGCCGGCGCACGCTGGAGGCGCTGCACGCGTTCGGCCGGCAGCAGGTGAGCGGCGCGCTGGCCGCGTTGACGGAAGCCGAGCGGCGCACGGTGCGCGAAGGGATGATGCTCTATGCGCGGGCGCTAAGGCAGAGCCGGGTGGGGGATGAGGTGGCGGCGTAG
- a CDS encoding SDR family NAD(P)-dependent oxidoreductase produces MSGTLPAGQRMRGKVCLVTGGGSGIGRATALRMASDGAEAVIVAGRREAEIAATAAACRNGGADAIALKTDITREDDVQRLVRTAIERCGRLDVAFNNAGFQERRAPLEEQGTDIYDSVFDTNVRALFLCLRHQLPAMLAQGRGNIVVNASVSGVRNPNPGFSLYSASKAAAISLTRSAAMENAPRGIRINAIAPGRVVTDMMLRAGVGDVATVSAGLPLRRMGSPEEVAEAVVWLSSDASSYVVGHVLAADGGFLAS; encoded by the coding sequence ATGAGCGGAACTTTGCCGGCTGGTCAGCGGATGAGGGGCAAGGTCTGCCTCGTCACGGGCGGCGGCAGCGGCATCGGCCGCGCCACCGCCCTGCGGATGGCGTCCGATGGCGCGGAGGCGGTCATCGTGGCGGGACGGCGCGAAGCCGAGATCGCCGCCACCGCCGCCGCGTGCCGCAATGGAGGCGCGGATGCGATCGCGCTCAAGACGGACATCACGCGCGAAGACGACGTCCAGCGTCTGGTCCGTACGGCGATTGAACGTTGCGGCCGGCTCGACGTCGCCTTCAACAATGCTGGCTTCCAGGAACGCCGCGCGCCGCTGGAGGAGCAGGGCACTGACATCTACGACAGCGTGTTCGACACCAATGTCCGCGCGCTGTTCCTGTGCCTGCGCCATCAACTGCCGGCGATGCTCGCGCAGGGACGCGGCAACATCGTCGTCAACGCCTCCGTCAGCGGCGTGCGCAATCCCAATCCCGGCTTCTCGCTCTATTCGGCCTCCAAGGCCGCCGCGATCTCGCTGACGCGCTCGGCGGCGATGGAGAACGCCCCGCGCGGCATCCGCATCAACGCGATCGCGCCGGGCCGCGTCGTCACCGACATGATGCTGCGCGCCGGCGTCGGCGATGTCGCAACCGTGAGTGCCGGGCTGCCGCTGCGGCGGATGGGGAGCCCGGAGGAGGTGGCAGAGGCGGTGGTGTGGCTGTCGTCCGACGCGTCATCCTATGTGGTCGGGCATGTGCTGGCGGCGGACGGGGGATTTTTGGCGTCGTGA